In Devosia sp. 1566, a single genomic region encodes these proteins:
- a CDS encoding benzoate/H(+) symporter BenE family transporter yields MAGALAAVVGYASTFAVVLAALTAAGASPQQAGSGLFAACLVIGVLNIVGSARLRVPVSFAWSTPGMAFLLTAGATEGGFPAVLGGFMVAAGLIVLTGLFKPLARLVGAIPAPIANAMLAGMLLPLCLVPLTAVAELPALALPILLAWVVALRFARRYAVPIAVAVTAAMLAVSTHLAPGSLDGTWPALLPVMPHFTLDGALRLGLPLFIVTMASQNLPGLAVLQANGYHPAPAPLFTVTGLASAVSAVFGGHTVNLAALTAAICAGPESHPEPQHRWPAPIAAGVVYLFLGLAASLAAAFIAASPPLLIQTVAGLALLSSLVAALTGALAEEEVRLPAMMCFITTASGITIAGLGAPFWGLVGGIGMLVLLGWKLNRNRATRS; encoded by the coding sequence ATGGCTGGCGCGCTCGCGGCGGTGGTTGGCTATGCCAGCACCTTTGCCGTGGTGCTGGCGGCGCTGACCGCAGCCGGCGCTTCGCCCCAGCAGGCCGGATCGGGGCTGTTTGCTGCGTGCCTGGTGATCGGGGTCCTCAACATTGTGGGCAGCGCAAGGCTGCGCGTGCCGGTGAGCTTTGCCTGGTCAACACCGGGCATGGCGTTCTTGCTGACGGCGGGGGCGACCGAGGGTGGGTTCCCGGCGGTGCTGGGCGGGTTCATGGTGGCAGCCGGGCTGATCGTGCTGACGGGCCTGTTCAAACCCCTGGCGCGGCTGGTGGGCGCGATTCCGGCTCCGATCGCCAACGCCATGCTCGCCGGCATGTTGCTGCCGCTCTGCCTGGTGCCGCTGACCGCCGTGGCGGAACTGCCGGCGCTGGCGCTGCCGATTCTGCTGGCCTGGGTGGTGGCGCTGCGCTTTGCCCGGCGCTATGCGGTGCCGATTGCCGTGGCAGTGACGGCGGCCATGCTGGCGGTATCGACGCATCTGGCGCCCGGCTCGCTCGACGGGACCTGGCCCGCCTTGCTGCCGGTGATGCCACACTTTACTCTGGATGGCGCGCTGCGGCTGGGCCTGCCACTCTTTATCGTCACCATGGCGTCGCAGAATCTGCCCGGGCTCGCAGTGCTGCAGGCCAATGGCTACCACCCGGCGCCCGCGCCATTGTTCACGGTGACGGGGCTGGCCAGCGCCGTTTCGGCGGTGTTCGGCGGGCATACTGTTAATCTGGCCGCGCTGACTGCGGCGATTTGTGCCGGCCCCGAATCCCACCCGGAACCGCAGCATCGCTGGCCCGCGCCAATCGCTGCGGGTGTCGTCTACCTGTTTCTGGGTTTGGCCGCGAGCCTGGCGGCGGCGTTCATTGCCGCTTCGCCGCCCTTGCTGATTCAGACGGTAGCAGGCCTCGCACTGCTGTCGAGCCTCGTGGCGGCGCTGACTGGGGCGCTGGCGGAGGAAGAGGTGCGGCTGCCGGCAATGATGTGCTTCATCACCACGGCTTCCGGCATCACCATCGCCGGACTTGGCGCCCCGTTCTGGGGTCTCGTCGGGGGCATCGGCATGCTGGTGCTGCTGGGCTGGAAGCTGAACCGCAACAGAGCGACGCGCTCGTGA
- a CDS encoding ABC transporter permease subunit (The N-terminal region of this protein, as described by TIGR01726, is a three transmembrane segment that identifies a subfamily of ABC transporter permease subunits, which specificities that include histidine, arginine, glutamine, glutamate, L-cystine (sic), the opines (in Agrobacterium) octopine and nopaline, etc.), with protein sequence MAMQETLGTRAPRSSLVNDPVIRGIIYQVLVAAAVIAFFGWIILNTAQNLAAQNKTTGFDFLFRTAGFDISFTLIPWSRTSLYWEAFLAGLLNTLLVAVIGIFFATIIGFALGIARLSSNWLIARVATVYIETIRNIPLLLQLFFWYFAVLKAMPAVRDSFLLPLGVYVNQRGIMVPKPLPDHEFIWVAVAFGICLLAAIAIGVWATRQRTLTGHYPAAIVLAARIANAIVMFALGYLAFALIGTLLPALGQPAVAALGGAVLAGLTFTALRPYAGGFVAFALSWIVLVFLLQGMFAWLPAVVLYVGAALLGLTVGWLTLVRISDTPADDSKFPTALPILVVAGIPLLLYYLIGAELAFEVPELQRFNFRGGVQLPPELVALVFGLAIYTAAFIAENVRGGIRAVSKGQTEAAQSLGLKEGDRLRLVIIPQAMRVIVPPLTSQYLNLTKNSSLGAAIGYPELVNVFMGTTLNQTGKAIEVVALTMAVYLTISLLTSAFMNWYNGRVALVER encoded by the coding sequence ATGGCCATGCAAGAAACCCTCGGCACCAGAGCGCCGCGCAGCTCCTTGGTGAATGACCCGGTAATCCGGGGCATTATCTACCAAGTTCTCGTTGCGGCGGCGGTGATCGCCTTTTTCGGCTGGATCATTCTCAACACCGCCCAGAACCTCGCCGCCCAGAACAAGACCACCGGCTTCGATTTCCTGTTTCGCACCGCTGGTTTCGATATCAGCTTCACGCTGATCCCCTGGAGCCGCACCTCGCTCTATTGGGAGGCCTTTCTCGCCGGCCTGCTCAATACGCTGCTCGTCGCCGTGATCGGCATCTTCTTCGCTACGATCATCGGCTTTGCCCTCGGCATCGCGCGCCTTTCGTCCAACTGGCTGATTGCCCGTGTGGCTACGGTCTATATCGAGACCATCCGCAACATCCCCCTGCTGCTGCAGCTCTTCTTCTGGTATTTCGCGGTGCTCAAGGCCATGCCGGCCGTGCGCGACAGCTTCCTCCTGCCCCTGGGAGTCTATGTCAACCAGCGTGGCATCATGGTGCCAAAACCCTTGCCGGACCACGAGTTCATCTGGGTTGCGGTGGCTTTCGGCATCTGCCTCCTCGCCGCCATCGCTATCGGCGTATGGGCCACGCGCCAGCGCACCCTGACCGGGCACTATCCTGCCGCCATTGTGCTGGCTGCCCGCATTGCCAATGCGATCGTCATGTTTGCCCTGGGCTACCTTGCCTTCGCCCTGATCGGCACGCTGCTGCCCGCCCTCGGCCAGCCGGCCGTTGCCGCGCTCGGCGGCGCGGTGTTAGCGGGTCTGACCTTTACGGCGCTCCGCCCCTATGCCGGGGGATTCGTCGCTTTCGCCCTCAGCTGGATCGTCCTGGTCTTCCTGCTGCAGGGCATGTTCGCGTGGCTGCCCGCCGTGGTCCTCTATGTCGGTGCGGCGCTTCTCGGGCTGACCGTCGGCTGGCTCACCCTGGTCCGCATCAGCGACACGCCCGCCGACGATAGCAAGTTCCCCACGGCGCTGCCCATCCTGGTGGTCGCCGGCATTCCCCTGCTGCTCTACTATCTCATCGGTGCCGAGTTGGCCTTTGAAGTGCCCGAACTGCAGCGCTTCAACTTCCGCGGCGGCGTCCAGCTCCCGCCCGAACTTGTCGCTCTGGTCTTCGGCTTGGCCATCTATACGGCCGCCTTTATCGCCGAGAACGTCCGTGGCGGCATTCGCGCCGTCAGCAAGGGCCAGACCGAGGCGGCCCAGTCGCTCGGCCTCAAGGAAGGTGATCGGCTGCGCCTGGTTATCATTCCCCAGGCCATGCGCGTCATCGTGCCGCCGCTGACCAGCCAATATCTCAACCTCACCAAGAACTCCTCGCTTGGCGCGGCGATCGGCTATCCCGAACTGGTGAACGTCTTCATGGGCACTACGCTCAACCAGACCGGCAAGGCCATCGAGGTGGTTGCCCTGACCATGGCGGTCTATCTCACCATCTCGCTGCTCACCTCGGCATTCATGAACTGGTACAATGGCCGCGTGGCCCTGGTGGAGCGCTAG
- a CDS encoding alanyl-tRNA editing protein → MTQFLFRDDSYLRSTAATVTAITPEGGIVLDRTVFYATSGGQPGDSGTLQRAEGSAISIATAVHPDGDKTQIVHVPEAGAALPEVGEEVVLELDWERRYRLMRMHSALHLLSVALPFPVTGGSIGADKGRLDFQMPEVPGDMAAVEAALNAMVEAAHPISQEWISDAEMEANPELIKTMNVKPPTGQGRVRLIRIGSIDLQPCGGTHVANTSEIGKLAIGKIENKGKQNRRVNLLFAD, encoded by the coding sequence ATGACCCAGTTCCTGTTTCGCGACGATAGCTATCTTCGCTCCACCGCTGCCACCGTGACGGCGATCACGCCCGAAGGCGGGATCGTGCTGGATCGGACGGTGTTTTATGCCACCTCGGGCGGGCAGCCGGGCGATAGCGGCACGCTGCAGCGGGCGGAAGGCTCGGCAATCAGTATTGCGACGGCCGTTCACCCCGATGGCGACAAGACGCAGATCGTGCATGTGCCCGAGGCTGGGGCGGCGCTGCCGGAGGTGGGGGAAGAAGTTGTGCTCGAGCTCGACTGGGAGCGACGCTACCGGCTGATGCGCATGCATAGCGCGCTGCATCTGCTGTCGGTCGCCCTGCCCTTCCCCGTGACTGGCGGCTCGATCGGGGCGGACAAGGGGCGGCTGGATTTCCAGATGCCAGAAGTGCCCGGGGACATGGCGGCAGTGGAAGCGGCGCTCAACGCCATGGTGGAAGCGGCGCACCCCATCAGCCAGGAATGGATCAGCGACGCGGAAATGGAAGCCAATCCCGAGTTGATCAAGACCATGAACGTCAAGCCACCGACGGGGCAAGGCCGGGTGCGGCTGATCCGGATCGGTTCGATCGACCTGCAGCCTTGTGGGGGCACGCATGTGGCCAATACGAGCGAGATCGGCAAACTGGCGATCGGTAAGATCGAGAATAAAGGCAAGCAGAACAGGCGCGTAAACCTGCTTTTTGCCGATTAG
- a CDS encoding cysteine synthase A, which translates to MAKHKDLISAIGNTPLIRLNRVSELTGCEIWGKAEFLNPGQSVKDRAALFIIHDAVKSGALKPGGTIVEGTAGNTGIGLTLVANSLGFKSVIVIPETQSQEKKDALRLFGAELIEVPAKPYRHPNNYIKVSGRLAEKLARELPGGAIWANQFDNVSNRRAHVETTGPEIWQQTNGRIDGFICAVGSGGTLAGVAEALRARSSDVRIGLADPEGAALYSYYTTGQLASSGDSITEGIGQGRITANLEGLTIDNPYQIPDAEALPYVFDLLEHEGICLGGSSAINIAGAVRMARDLGPGKTIVTILCDYGNRYQSKLYNPEFLRAKGLPVPRWLEERPSIDISSVMEADPA; encoded by the coding sequence ATGGCCAAGCACAAAGACCTGATTTCCGCTATCGGCAACACGCCGCTGATCCGCCTCAACCGTGTTTCCGAGCTGACGGGCTGCGAAATCTGGGGCAAGGCCGAGTTTTTGAACCCCGGCCAGTCGGTCAAGGACCGGGCAGCGCTGTTCATCATCCATGACGCGGTGAAAAGCGGGGCGCTCAAGCCCGGCGGCACGATCGTCGAAGGCACGGCGGGCAATACCGGCATCGGGCTGACGCTGGTGGCTAATTCGCTCGGCTTCAAATCGGTGATCGTGATCCCCGAAACCCAGAGCCAGGAAAAAAAGGACGCCTTGCGCCTGTTTGGCGCCGAGCTGATCGAGGTTCCGGCCAAGCCCTATCGCCACCCCAATAATTACATCAAGGTTTCTGGGCGGCTGGCCGAAAAGCTGGCGCGGGAGTTGCCGGGCGGCGCGATCTGGGCCAACCAGTTCGACAATGTCTCGAACCGGCGCGCGCATGTGGAAACCACCGGTCCCGAAATCTGGCAGCAGACCAATGGCCGGATCGATGGCTTTATCTGCGCGGTGGGCTCGGGCGGCACGCTCGCCGGTGTCGCCGAAGCCCTGCGGGCGCGCAGCTCGGATGTGCGCATCGGGCTGGCTGATCCCGAAGGGGCGGCGCTTTATAGCTATTACACGACGGGCCAGCTGGCGTCCTCGGGCGATTCGATCACCGAGGGCATCGGCCAGGGCCGGATCACGGCCAATCTCGAAGGCCTGACGATCGACAACCCCTACCAGATCCCGGACGCAGAGGCCCTGCCCTATGTGTTCGACCTGCTCGAGCACGAGGGCATTTGCCTTGGCGGTTCGAGCGCGATCAATATCGCGGGCGCCGTGCGCATGGCGCGCGACCTCGGCCCCGGAAAGACGATCGTCACCATACTTTGCGATTACGGCAACCGGTACCAGAGCAAGCTCTATAATCCCGAGTTCCTGCGAGCAAAGGGACTGCCGGTCCCCCGCTGGCTCGAGGAGCGCCCCAGCATCGACATTTCCTCGGTGATGGAAGCAGACCCGGCCTGA
- a CDS encoding SRPBCC domain-containing protein, giving the protein MSDGMDLDGESQITLTRTIDAELADVFAAWTDPALIEQWQADYAEFDAFEGGEYRFVTYGDDEDPDEHVVSGEVLQFVENQRLVLSWVHKDEEDEENELLFVLDIVFEAAGEGRTRITLTERGLPHADPQTRIFSMEAWSAAMEQLAEVIG; this is encoded by the coding sequence ATGAGCGACGGCATGGACCTCGATGGCGAAAGCCAGATCACTTTGACCCGCACCATCGATGCCGAACTGGCCGATGTGTTTGCTGCCTGGACCGATCCGGCCCTGATCGAGCAGTGGCAGGCCGACTATGCCGAGTTCGACGCCTTTGAAGGCGGGGAATATCGGTTCGTCACCTATGGCGATGACGAAGACCCCGATGAGCATGTGGTCAGCGGGGAAGTGCTGCAGTTCGTCGAAAATCAGCGGCTGGTGCTGTCCTGGGTGCACAAGGACGAGGAAGACGAAGAGAACGAGCTGCTGTTCGTGCTCGATATCGTGTTCGAGGCCGCGGGCGAAGGGCGCACGCGGATTACCCTCACCGAGCGGGGCCTGCCCCATGCCGATCCACAGACGCGCATCTTTTCCATGGAAGCCTGGAGCGCGGCCATGGAGCAGCTGGCCGAAGTGATCGGCTGA
- a CDS encoding amino acid ABC transporter substrate-binding protein encodes MSRFSKLLLRIAIALAGLCALALASTGAAQAQTLQTVRDRGFLICGATSPLPGFAQQDAEGRWSGFDVDLCRGIAAAVFGDPNLIEFRALRGESRFAPLQTGQVDVLTRNGSWTQRRDTLFGASFVATAFFDGQAFMVPQSLGVVSAFELDEISICVIDGGEELERVQEFFFLNQASYTEVPYEDVADLSVAYRAGLCQAVSASGRQLQAMRRDLPEPANHRILPERISKELLGPAVRAGDDQWFNIVKWTIFALINAEEVGITALNTNSLANARTPAVRRLLGVDGDFGTPLGLRRTFMSDVVRAIGNYAELYDRHFGPQTGAALLRGQNALWSNGGLLYAPPVL; translated from the coding sequence TTGAGCCGTTTTTCCAAGCTGTTGCTGCGGATTGCCATAGCGCTGGCCGGTCTTTGCGCGTTGGCGCTCGCCAGCACTGGCGCGGCGCAGGCGCAAACCCTGCAAACCGTGCGCGACCGCGGCTTTCTGATCTGCGGTGCCACCAGCCCCTTGCCCGGCTTTGCCCAGCAGGATGCCGAAGGGCGCTGGTCGGGTTTTGACGTCGATTTGTGCCGCGGCATTGCTGCCGCGGTGTTCGGTGACCCCAACCTCATCGAGTTTCGCGCCCTGCGCGGCGAAAGCCGCTTTGCCCCGCTCCAGACCGGGCAGGTCGATGTGCTCACCCGCAATGGCTCCTGGACGCAGCGGCGCGATACGCTCTTTGGCGCGAGCTTTGTTGCCACCGCCTTTTTCGACGGGCAAGCCTTCATGGTCCCGCAGTCGCTGGGCGTGGTTTCCGCCTTTGAGCTCGACGAGATCAGCATCTGCGTGATCGATGGCGGCGAAGAGCTCGAGCGCGTGCAGGAATTCTTTTTCCTCAACCAGGCCAGCTATACCGAAGTGCCCTATGAGGACGTGGCCGATCTGTCGGTCGCTTATCGGGCCGGCCTGTGCCAGGCCGTCTCGGCATCAGGCCGCCAGCTGCAGGCAATGCGCCGCGATCTGCCCGAGCCGGCCAACCATCGCATCCTGCCCGAGCGCATTTCCAAGGAGCTATTGGGCCCGGCCGTCCGCGCCGGTGACGATCAATGGTTCAACATCGTTAAATGGACCATCTTTGCCCTGATCAACGCCGAGGAAGTGGGCATCACCGCCCTTAACACCAACTCCCTGGCCAATGCCCGCACTCCCGCCGTGCGGCGCCTGCTGGGGGTGGATGGTGATTTCGGCACGCCGCTGGGCCTCCGGCGCACCTTCATGAGCGATGTTGTCCGCGCCATCGGCAATTATGCCGAACTCTACGACCGCCATTTCGGACCGCAAACCGGGGCGGCGCTGCTGCGCGGTCAAAACGCGCTCTGGAGCAATGGTGGGCTTCTATATGCGCCCCCTGTCTTGTAG
- the cls gene encoding cardiolipin synthase, with amino-acid sequence MFSLIDILDMVAADLHLIAIASALIYLLALVCAVREIMNSRTSQGSIAWLLSLLLLPFPTAFLYLIFGWKFFDDYATDRIRNGRSARPLRAKDLSLIDRETSERWPVQSKVSEVPFLNGNEVELLIDGQATFDSIFAGIARAKSYLLVQFYIVRDDALGQELAERLIERAKAGVKIRLLYDDVGSTGMPRKYRKRLREAGISVAGFNQRHKFLRMYGPSRINYRNHRKIVVVDGEEAWVGGHNVGVEYIGLDKRFGHWRDTHVKVSGPAALGCALLFREDWEWATGEVLPSTPPEVVKTPGDESVLVMGSGPADKLEECAIAFTDIIGRARERLWIVSPYFVPDTDIRTALFAARLRGVDVRIMLPNVPDHKMVWLASIAHADAMVEHGVSIYRYVNGFLHQKVVLMDDQIASVGSVNFDNRSFAINFEITLWFADPKSIQAVESMLIQDFEGCRQVDMEEVTTRSLPMRFLTQAARLLSPLL; translated from the coding sequence TTGTTTAGTTTAATAGATATTCTCGACATGGTGGCGGCCGATCTGCACCTGATCGCCATCGCGTCCGCACTGATCTACCTTTTGGCGCTGGTCTGCGCCGTGCGCGAAATCATGAATTCGCGCACCTCGCAGGGCTCCATCGCCTGGCTGCTGTCGCTGCTGCTGCTGCCCTTCCCCACCGCGTTTCTCTACCTGATCTTTGGCTGGAAGTTTTTTGACGACTACGCCACCGACCGCATTCGCAACGGGCGTTCGGCGCGGCCGTTGCGGGCCAAGGATTTGTCGCTGATCGACCGGGAAACCAGCGAGCGCTGGCCGGTGCAAAGCAAGGTTTCCGAAGTGCCGTTTCTCAACGGCAATGAGGTGGAACTGCTGATCGATGGGCAGGCCACCTTCGACTCGATCTTTGCCGGGATAGCGCGGGCCAAGTCTTATCTCCTCGTGCAGTTCTATATCGTGCGCGACGATGCACTGGGCCAGGAACTGGCAGAGCGGCTGATCGAGCGCGCCAAGGCCGGCGTCAAGATCCGCCTGCTGTATGACGATGTGGGCAGCACCGGGATGCCCCGGAAGTATCGCAAGCGCCTGCGCGAAGCGGGTATCAGCGTTGCCGGCTTCAACCAGCGGCACAAATTCCTGCGCATGTATGGGCCCAGCCGCATCAACTATCGCAACCACCGCAAGATCGTGGTGGTGGATGGCGAGGAAGCCTGGGTGGGCGGGCACAATGTGGGGGTGGAGTATATCGGCCTCGACAAGCGGTTCGGCCATTGGCGCGATACCCATGTGAAGGTATCGGGTCCGGCCGCGCTTGGCTGCGCGCTGCTGTTCCGCGAAGATTGGGAATGGGCGACGGGGGAAGTTCTGCCCTCGACGCCCCCCGAAGTGGTCAAGACGCCGGGCGACGAATCGGTGCTGGTGATGGGCAGCGGGCCGGCCGACAAGCTCGAGGAATGCGCCATCGCCTTTACCGATATCATCGGGCGGGCGCGCGAGCGGCTGTGGATCGTGAGCCCCTATTTCGTGCCCGACACCGATATCCGCACGGCGCTGTTTGCCGCACGGCTACGGGGCGTTGATGTGCGGATCATGCTGCCCAATGTGCCCGACCACAAAATGGTGTGGCTCGCCAGCATTGCCCATGCCGATGCGATGGTGGAGCATGGCGTGTCCATCTACCGCTATGTGAACGGCTTCCTGCACCAGAAGGTGGTGCTGATGGATGACCAGATCGCATCGGTGGGCAGTGTCAATTTCGACAACCGATCCTTTGCGATCAATTTCGAGATCACCTTGTGGTTCGCCGATCCCAAATCGATCCAGGCGGTGGAATCCATGCTGATCCAGGATTTCGAGGGCTGCCGGCAGGTGGACATGGAAGAAGTCACCACCCGCAGCCTGCCGATGCGCTTCCTGACGCAGGCGGCGCGCCTGCTTTCCCCCCTGCTTTGA
- a CDS encoding NTP transferase domain-containing protein produces the protein MTLPFGVIIAGGAGQRLGGVRKAELRVGGVRLLERVAAAFGLVAAPLLIATGPHRAPAPLPDGALAVPDLPAAVGGPLAGLAAAVAALKQSGIESGVLVSAPVDTPFLPAGFAQVIADALGQAEAIYARHGQDFYPPVAAWRLEALQSLLGDLGRGCAPASLKALHRQLGSAELDWPAGENNPFININTLAELLAAEKRERQHNPPQIS, from the coding sequence GTGACCCTCCCCTTCGGCGTCATCATCGCCGGGGGTGCAGGGCAGCGGCTGGGTGGGGTGCGCAAGGCGGAACTGCGCGTGGGCGGGGTGCGCCTGCTCGAGCGGGTGGCAGCCGCGTTCGGGCTTGTCGCTGCGCCCTTGTTGATTGCGACAGGGCCTCATCGAGCACCGGCTCCACTGCCGGACGGGGCGCTCGCGGTCCCCGACCTCCCTGCCGCTGTTGGCGGCCCGCTGGCTGGGCTGGCGGCTGCGGTGGCAGCACTGAAGCAAAGCGGCATCGAATCGGGGGTACTGGTATCTGCACCGGTGGATACGCCGTTTTTGCCGGCCGGTTTTGCCCAGGTGATAGCCGATGCGCTGGGGCAGGCAGAGGCGATCTATGCAAGGCATGGGCAAGACTTCTACCCGCCGGTTGCCGCGTGGCGGCTGGAGGCGCTGCAATCGCTGCTCGGTGATCTTGGCAGGGGCTGCGCGCCAGCCAGCCTCAAGGCGCTGCACCGGCAGCTGGGTTCGGCGGAACTGGACTGGCCGGCGGGGGAGAATAATCCATTCATCAACATCAACACGCTAGCCGAGCTGCTGGCGGCCGAAAAACGCGAGCGCCAACATAATCCACCGCAAATTTCGTGA
- a CDS encoding amino acid ABC transporter ATP-binding protein, with protein MSQVSETTVERDIRTEGMQVSKTDVAIDVIGMHKWYADFHVLRDINLRVMQGERIVIAGPSGSGKSTLIRCINRLEEHQEGRIIVNGTELTADLKRIDEVRREVGMVFQHFNLFPHLTILQNLTLAPIWVRGIPKAEAEATAMHYLERVKIPEQANKFPGQLSGGQQQRVAIARSLCMQPRIMLFDEPTSALDPEMVKEVLDVMISLAEEGMTMICVTHEMGFARQVANRVIFMDQGQIIEQNEPEAFFSAPQHERTRLFLSQILH; from the coding sequence ATGAGCCAAGTTTCCGAAACCACGGTGGAACGTGATATCCGCACCGAGGGCATGCAGGTCTCCAAGACGGACGTGGCCATTGACGTGATCGGCATGCACAAATGGTATGCCGATTTCCATGTTCTGCGCGACATTAACCTCCGTGTCATGCAGGGTGAGCGCATCGTCATTGCCGGGCCCTCGGGCTCGGGCAAATCCACCCTGATCCGCTGCATCAACCGCCTCGAAGAGCACCAGGAAGGGCGGATCATCGTCAACGGCACCGAACTGACGGCCGATCTCAAGCGCATCGATGAGGTGCGCCGGGAAGTCGGCATGGTGTTCCAGCACTTCAACCTCTTTCCGCACCTGACCATTCTGCAGAACCTGACCCTCGCACCCATCTGGGTGCGAGGCATCCCCAAGGCCGAGGCGGAAGCCACGGCCATGCATTATCTCGAGCGCGTCAAGATCCCCGAACAGGCCAACAAATTCCCCGGCCAGCTGTCCGGCGGCCAGCAGCAGCGTGTCGCCATTGCCCGCTCGCTCTGCATGCAGCCCCGGATCATGCTCTTTGACGAGCCGACCTCCGCGCTCGACCCTGAAATGGTCAAGGAAGTACTGGATGTGATGATCTCGCTCGCCGAAGAAGGCATGACCATGATCTGTGTCACCCACGAAATGGGGTTCGCCCGGCAGGTCGCCAACCGGGTCATCTTCATGGACCAGGGCCAGATCATCGAGCAAAACGAGCCCGAAGCCTTCTTCTCGGCGCCACAGCATGAGCGGACCCGTCTCTTTTTGAGCCAGATCCTGCATTAA
- a CDS encoding amino acid ABC transporter permease, with the protein MTTDLGFVRKDFIASKPAPGRTGGPILWLQRNLFATPTDALYTIIGMLFLLWAVPPIYNFIIGHAVGPTGTVLECRDEGAGACWAYIYARFNFFIYGFYPIDQYWRPNLVFALLAVLIVSLLTPAAPFKRTTALLFFLVFPVVSFYLLHGGVFGLRTVPTGDWGGLMVTLIISLVGIICSFPIGVLLALGRQSKLPIIKTLCVMFIELWRAVPLISVLFMASIMLPLFMPAGTTVDKLLRALVGVTLFTSAYVAETVRGGLQALPRGQYEAAAALGLGYWKRMYFIILPQALKHVIPGLVNNFIALFKDTSLVSIVGIFDLLGTVQAASADIDWASPTQAVTGYIFAAFMFWIFCFAMSRYSLWMERRLDTGHKR; encoded by the coding sequence ATGACCACAGATCTCGGCTTTGTCCGCAAGGACTTCATCGCCTCCAAACCGGCTCCCGGCCGCACCGGCGGCCCCATCCTTTGGCTGCAGCGGAACCTCTTCGCCACTCCGACCGACGCGCTCTACACCATCATCGGGATGCTGTTCCTCCTCTGGGCCGTCCCGCCGATCTACAACTTCATCATCGGCCACGCCGTGGGGCCAACGGGCACCGTTCTTGAATGCCGCGACGAAGGGGCAGGCGCCTGCTGGGCCTATATCTATGCCCGCTTCAACTTCTTCATCTACGGCTTCTACCCCATCGACCAGTACTGGCGGCCCAACCTCGTCTTTGCCCTGCTGGCGGTGCTCATCGTTTCGCTGCTGACGCCCGCGGCACCCTTCAAGCGCACCACTGCCCTGCTGTTCTTCCTGGTGTTCCCGGTGGTCAGCTTCTACCTGCTGCATGGCGGCGTTTTCGGCCTGCGCACCGTGCCTACCGGTGATTGGGGTGGCCTCATGGTCACGCTCATCATTTCTTTGGTGGGCATCATCTGCTCCTTCCCGATCGGGGTCCTGCTTGCCCTCGGCCGGCAGTCCAAGCTGCCCATCATCAAGACGCTCTGCGTCATGTTCATCGAGCTCTGGCGCGCCGTGCCGCTGATCTCGGTGCTCTTCATGGCATCGATCATGCTGCCGCTGTTCATGCCGGCCGGCACGACGGTGGACAAGCTGCTGCGCGCCTTGGTGGGCGTCACGCTCTTCACCTCGGCCTATGTGGCCGAAACGGTGCGTGGCGGCCTTCAGGCGCTACCGCGCGGGCAGTACGAGGCGGCGGCGGCCCTGGGGCTGGGCTACTGGAAGCGGATGTACTTCATCATCCTGCCCCAGGCGCTCAAGCACGTCATTCCGGGCCTGGTGAACAACTTCATTGCCTTGTTCAAGGATACGTCGCTGGTCTCCATCGTCGGCATTTTCGATTTGCTCGGCACCGTGCAGGCCGCCAGCGCCGATATCGATTGGGCATCTCCAACCCAGGCCGTGACCGGCTATATCTTTGCCGCCTTCATGTTCTGGATTTTCTGTTTCGCTATGTCCCGCTATTCGCTCTGGATGGAGCGTCGGCTGGATACCGGGCACAAGAGGTAA